In one Nostoc sp. KVJ3 genomic region, the following are encoded:
- a CDS encoding BlaI/MecI/CopY family transcriptional regulator, with amino-acid sequence MAPLPDYRPKQLSLGPLEAEILNIIWELGSATVKDVHDRILTDPNRELAYTSVTTVLRRLTEKGWLACDKKERAFYWRPMLSKQQSDVIKAHEQLQRFLAVGNPDVVAAFADSLDEAASEQIAAIAKRIQSARQAREEK; translated from the coding sequence ATGGCACCTTTACCCGATTACCGCCCTAAACAACTATCTTTAGGCCCGTTAGAAGCGGAAATTTTAAATATCATCTGGGAACTGGGTTCAGCCACAGTCAAGGATGTCCACGATCGCATTTTGACCGATCCCAACCGCGAATTAGCGTATACTTCTGTCACCACAGTCTTACGTCGCCTCACTGAGAAAGGTTGGCTGGCATGCGACAAAAAAGAGCGGGCATTTTATTGGCGGCCAATGCTGAGTAAACAGCAATCAGATGTCATCAAAGCTCACGAGCAGTTACAGCGATTTCTGGCAGTGGGGAACCCCGATGTAGTTGCAGCCTTTGCCGATAGCCTAGATGAAGCAGCTAGTGAGCAAATAGCAGCGATCGCCAAACGCATTCAATCAGCACGCCAAGCCAGGGAGGAAAAATGA
- a CDS encoding 2-phosphosulfolactate phosphatase family protein: MKLFVYHTPELTPTGKAPECAIAVDVLRATSTIATVLAAGGEAVQVFSDLDQLIEVSEKWPSEKRLRAGERGGAKVPGFELGNSPLDCTPELVAGRRLFISTTNGTRALQRVQDSPNLLAAALINRAAVVQFLLEKKPETIWIVGSGWEGSFSLEDTVCAGAIAHSLLEQTKLSPEELAGNDEVVGAIALYSQWQDNLLGLFHQASHGQRLLRLDCQEDLKYCSQTDILDVLPIQHETGVLKSQRK, translated from the coding sequence GTGAAGCTATTCGTATACCACACTCCTGAATTGACTCCAACGGGTAAAGCGCCAGAATGTGCGATCGCAGTCGATGTATTGCGAGCCACTAGCACAATTGCGACAGTTTTGGCAGCTGGAGGCGAAGCTGTACAAGTATTCAGCGATTTAGACCAGTTAATTGAAGTTAGCGAAAAATGGCCCTCTGAAAAACGGCTACGGGCTGGAGAACGCGGCGGCGCAAAAGTACCTGGCTTTGAGTTGGGTAATTCTCCCCTCGACTGCACGCCAGAATTAGTTGCAGGGCGGCGGTTGTTTATCAGTACCACTAACGGCACTCGTGCCTTACAACGGGTACAAGACTCGCCAAATCTCTTAGCAGCAGCCTTGATAAACCGGGCGGCGGTGGTGCAATTTCTTCTAGAAAAGAAACCAGAGACAATATGGATTGTCGGTTCTGGTTGGGAAGGTAGTTTTTCTTTAGAGGATACAGTTTGTGCGGGTGCGATCGCTCATAGTCTTTTAGAGCAAACCAAGTTGTCACCAGAAGAACTAGCTGGTAATGATGAAGTAGTTGGTGCGATCGCTCTTTATTCTCAATGGCAAGATAACTTATTGGGATTATTCCATCAAGCTAGTCACGGTCAACGATTGTTGCGTCTTGACTGTCAAGAAGATTTAAAATATTGTTCCCAAACTGATATTTTAGATGTTTTACCCATACAACATGAGACGGGAGTTTTAAAAAGTCAAAGGAAATAG
- the rfbD gene encoding dTDP-4-dehydrorhamnose reductase, with protein MSKSILLIGSNGQVGKELQQILPSYGDIISVARPAVDLAQPDTLRNFIRAKQPQIIINAAAYTAVDKAESEPQLANAINATAPLIIAQESQKLGAFLIHISTDYVFDGNGYRPYQETDATNALSVYGKTKLAGEEAIRETCAHHLILRTAWVYGTFGKSNFVKTMLRLGTEHQEIRVVADQIGSPTWAQDIATVIAQMIPQLTPEISGTYHYTNSGVASWYDFAVAIFEEAQQLDFPLKVERIVPITTAEYPTPARRPAYSVLACGKISAILETYPPHWRQRLRQMLKDRA; from the coding sequence ATGAGTAAATCAATTTTGTTGATTGGTAGCAATGGTCAAGTCGGTAAGGAACTGCAACAAATACTTCCATCTTATGGCGATATTATCTCAGTAGCACGCCCAGCAGTAGACCTTGCTCAACCCGATACTCTCCGCAACTTTATCAGAGCAAAGCAGCCGCAGATCATCATTAACGCTGCTGCTTATACTGCTGTGGACAAAGCAGAAAGCGAACCACAACTAGCTAACGCTATTAATGCTACTGCACCCCTAATTATTGCCCAAGAAAGCCAAAAGTTAGGGGCTTTTCTAATTCATATTTCGACCGATTACGTTTTTGATGGTAATGGGTATCGCCCTTACCAGGAAACCGATGCGACTAATGCCTTGAGTGTTTATGGTAAAACCAAACTCGCTGGAGAAGAAGCAATACGGGAAACTTGCGCCCATCACCTCATCCTCCGTACTGCTTGGGTTTATGGAACCTTTGGCAAAAGTAACTTTGTCAAAACCATGCTGCGACTAGGTACAGAACACCAAGAAATCCGTGTTGTCGCCGATCAAATTGGTAGCCCCACTTGGGCGCAAGATATAGCAACAGTCATAGCCCAGATGATTCCCCAGTTAACCCCAGAAATTAGCGGCACTTATCACTACACAAATAGCGGTGTTGCTAGCTGGTATGACTTTGCCGTTGCCATTTTTGAAGAAGCCCAACAGCTAGACTTCCCTTTAAAAGTTGAACGTATTGTCCCCATTACAACTGCCGAATATCCCACACCAGCACGTCGCCCAGCCTATTCTGTGCTTGCTTGTGGAAAAATTTCGGCAATTCTGGAGACTTATCCCCCCCATTGGCGACAAAGACTCCGACAAATGCTCAAAGATAGGGCATAG
- the rfbC gene encoding dTDP-4-dehydrorhamnose 3,5-epimerase has translation MSIVHIKIPEVIQIKPQVFADDRGFFFESYNHQKFAQETGIIANFVQDNHSCSKQNVLRGLHYQIQQPQGKLIRCVAGTIFDVAVDIRKSSATFGKWVSYELSAENKYLMWIPPGFAHGFLVLSEVAEVLYKTTDYYAPQGDRTILWNDPDLGIDWPVSATPILSAKDQAGKPLRTAEVFD, from the coding sequence ATGAGCATTGTACATATCAAAATCCCCGAAGTTATACAAATCAAACCCCAAGTATTTGCAGACGATCGCGGCTTCTTTTTTGAATCCTACAACCACCAAAAATTTGCTCAAGAGACTGGTATTATTGCAAACTTTGTGCAAGATAACCACTCTTGTTCTAAGCAAAACGTTCTGCGTGGATTGCACTACCAAATCCAACAACCCCAAGGTAAACTGATTCGTTGTGTTGCTGGTACTATCTTTGATGTAGCCGTAGACATTAGAAAAAGTTCAGCTACCTTCGGAAAATGGGTAAGTTATGAACTCAGTGCTGAAAACAAATATTTAATGTGGATACCACCAGGCTTTGCTCATGGCTTTCTCGTGCTTTCAGAAGTAGCCGAAGTTCTCTATAAAACTACAGATTACTACGCACCCCAAGGCGATCGCACAATTTTATGGAACGATCCAGATTTAGGGATAGATTGGCCCGTGAGTGCTACACCGATTTTATCGGCTAAAGACCAAGCTGGGAAACCTTTGAGGACTGCTGAAGTATTTGATTAA
- a CDS encoding glucose-1-phosphate thymidylyltransferase, which yields MKALILSGGKGTRLRPLTYSGAKQLVPVANKPVLWYGIEEMVAAGITDIGIIISPETGAEVQSKTGNGEYFRANITYIVQDQPLGLAHAVQIASPFLGDSPFVMYLGDNLIQLGELRYFLEQFSQQQPDALILLRSVANPSAFGVAEVDETGRVLQLIEKPKVPPSNLALVGVYFFSHLIFDAIANIQPSTRGELEITDAIQYLINQKKQVLAYNLQGWWLDTGKKDDLLEANRLILDTYLTESIVGEVDAQSQIIGRVQIGAKSQVINCTIRGPVIIGSNCYLENCFIGPYSSIANNATLIDTDLEHSVILEGAKIAGIHQRIIDSVIGQRAQLTVAPRRPKALRFLIGDDCQIELT from the coding sequence ATGAAAGCACTAATTCTCTCTGGTGGTAAAGGTACACGTCTCCGTCCCCTTACCTATAGCGGAGCAAAACAACTCGTACCAGTTGCTAATAAACCAGTTTTATGGTATGGCATTGAAGAAATGGTTGCTGCTGGTATCACTGATATTGGCATCATCATCAGCCCGGAAACTGGGGCAGAAGTCCAATCAAAAACCGGAAATGGAGAATACTTTAGAGCGAACATCACCTACATCGTCCAAGATCAGCCACTGGGGCTTGCCCACGCCGTTCAAATCGCCAGTCCCTTTTTAGGAGATTCCCCCTTTGTCATGTACTTGGGCGATAACCTGATTCAACTAGGTGAATTACGCTACTTTCTGGAACAATTTAGCCAACAACAGCCAGATGCTTTGATTCTCTTGCGTTCGGTTGCAAACCCTAGCGCCTTTGGTGTGGCTGAGGTAGATGAAACAGGGAGGGTGTTACAGTTAATTGAAAAACCGAAAGTTCCGCCTTCAAATTTGGCATTGGTAGGGGTTTATTTCTTTTCTCACCTGATCTTTGATGCGATCGCAAATATCCAACCTTCCACCAGAGGCGAACTAGAAATTACTGATGCTATTCAATACCTAATTAATCAGAAAAAGCAAGTTTTAGCTTACAATCTCCAAGGTTGGTGGCTAGATACTGGTAAAAAAGATGACTTATTAGAAGCTAACCGATTAATTCTCGATACCTATTTGACAGAATCCATTGTCGGCGAAGTCGATGCCCAAAGTCAGATTATTGGACGAGTCCAAATCGGTGCAAAATCTCAAGTAATTAACTGCACAATTCGGGGGCCAGTAATCATTGGTAGCAATTGTTATTTAGAAAACTGCTTTATTGGCCCTTATAGTAGTATTGCTAATAATGCCACACTTATTGATACTGATTTAGAACACAGTGTGATTTTAGAAGGTGCGAAAATTGCCGGAATCCATCAGCGCATTATCGATAGTGTGATTGGACAACGGGCACAATTGACTGTTGCACCCCGTCGCCCCAAAGCCTTGCGATTTCTAATTGGCGACGACTGTCAAATTGAATTAACGTGA
- a CDS encoding glycosyltransferase family 4 protein, whose amino-acid sequence MSANQLIINLSILLSKPTGISNYADNLVPYLKFLQPTLLTAKNYPEFNCYLVPDNLTPAQGTKGHFRRLIWTQFQLPQIFMDLRSHLLFCPLPEAPIYTNCRFVVMSHDLIPLRFPKRFSRLTSYHRYYVPQVLNQAQHIICNSSATARDIIDFYQIPTSKITPIPLAHDRNHFRFLNLPTRNYFLYIGRQDIYKNLNRLIAAFAALPNSGDYELWLAGPTDLRYTSILQAQVEELGITHQVKFLDYVPYGELPTIINQAIALVFPSLWEGFGLPVLEAMACGTPVITSNLSSLPEVAGDAAILINPYNTGEITEAMQAIATDSGLRSRLSSQGIAHSQQFSWEKTGKATSEVLSRYL is encoded by the coding sequence ATGTCTGCAAATCAATTAATCATTAACTTATCCATTTTATTATCAAAACCAACAGGCATAAGCAACTATGCTGATAATCTTGTTCCTTATTTGAAATTTCTTCAACCTACTCTATTAACAGCCAAAAATTACCCAGAGTTTAACTGCTATCTAGTACCCGATAATCTTACTCCTGCTCAAGGTACAAAAGGGCATTTTCGCCGCCTGATTTGGACGCAATTTCAACTGCCGCAAATATTTATGGATTTGCGATCGCATCTGTTATTTTGCCCTTTGCCAGAAGCGCCCATTTATACCAACTGTCGTTTTGTGGTGATGTCTCACGATCTGATACCGTTGCGCTTTCCTAAACGCTTTTCACGGTTGACATCGTACCATCGTTACTACGTTCCCCAAGTACTCAACCAGGCGCAACATATTATCTGTAATTCCTCAGCTACTGCTAGGGACATTATTGATTTTTACCAAATTCCAACTAGCAAAATTACTCCTATACCTCTGGCACACGATCGCAATCACTTTCGTTTTCTCAACCTCCCTACCCGTAATTACTTTCTCTACATCGGTCGTCAAGACATTTACAAAAATCTGAACAGACTTATCGCCGCCTTTGCTGCATTACCAAACAGTGGTGACTATGAACTTTGGCTAGCGGGTCCGACTGATCTTCGTTACACCTCAATTTTGCAGGCGCAAGTAGAAGAACTAGGTATAACTCATCAGGTAAAATTCCTTGACTATGTACCTTATGGCGAATTACCAACAATCATCAATCAAGCGATCGCACTTGTCTTCCCCAGTCTCTGGGAAGGTTTTGGTTTACCAGTTCTGGAAGCAATGGCTTGTGGTACTCCTGTCATTACCTCCAATCTCTCCTCTCTTCCAGAAGTGGCTGGAGATGCAGCAATTCTGATTAATCCCTACAACACAGGAGAAATTACTGAGGCTATGCAGGCGATCGCAACTGATTCGGGGTTGCGATCGCGCCTCTCTAGTCAAGGGATCGCTCACTCCCAACAATTCAGTTGGGAAAAAACAGGAAAAGCAACCAGCGAAGTTTTATCCCGCTACTTATAA
- a CDS encoding glycosyltransferase family 4 protein: MVLKVVIDATPVFTKPTGVGFYVANLISSLNALQSLEEFQLSIAYQRGFKNWLLGKQTVPDCLNEYSHIHILPIFVKVSDLLFTSTPVSDLLLYYFKNYFEQCFDYPNILHGTNYSVYPCNNSLKVMNIYDLTFIKYPNYIDSVVKTYTQRVKRCLQWTDLVLTISESSKKDIIDYLEIDPERVYVTPLASRYHTDYLSGEQNIQALEKQVNYDFSKPYLLFVSTIEPRKNINAIISAFNLLKKKYKIDHQLILIGKKGWNYEPIFVDIESSPWKSQIHHLDYLSDELVALFYSKADVFVYPSYYEGFGLPILEAMTLGAPVVSANTSSIPEVTGDAAILIDPSDFIQLAEAILKVISDSQVRQELISKGRERAKLFSWERTAKETLEAYRTII; this comes from the coding sequence TTGGTACTAAAAGTTGTAATTGATGCAACCCCAGTATTTACAAAACCGACTGGGGTTGGCTTTTATGTTGCTAATTTAATTAGCTCACTTAATGCTTTGCAATCCCTAGAAGAATTTCAACTGAGTATTGCCTATCAACGAGGCTTTAAAAATTGGCTTTTAGGCAAACAAACTGTACCTGATTGTCTAAACGAGTATTCTCACATTCATATACTGCCTATATTTGTGAAAGTCTCAGATTTATTATTTACATCAACTCCCGTTTCAGATTTATTGCTATATTACTTTAAAAATTACTTTGAACAATGTTTTGATTATCCAAATATATTACATGGAACAAATTATTCAGTTTATCCTTGTAATAATAGCCTAAAGGTCATGAATATATATGATTTGACTTTTATTAAATATCCAAATTATATAGATTCAGTTGTAAAAACCTATACACAAAGAGTCAAACGATGTTTGCAATGGACAGACTTAGTTTTAACAATTTCAGAAAGCTCTAAAAAAGACATTATTGATTATTTAGAAATAGATCCAGAAAGAGTATATGTGACTCCTCTAGCTAGTCGTTACCATACTGATTATTTATCTGGTGAACAAAATATTCAGGCTTTAGAAAAGCAGGTTAATTACGACTTTTCAAAACCGTATCTACTTTTTGTTAGTACAATAGAACCGAGGAAAAACATTAATGCTATCATCTCTGCTTTTAATTTACTAAAGAAAAAATATAAAATTGATCATCAATTAATATTAATTGGTAAAAAAGGTTGGAATTACGAACCAATATTCGTGGATATTGAGAGTTCACCTTGGAAAAGCCAAATTCATCATCTTGACTACTTATCTGATGAATTGGTAGCATTATTTTACTCCAAAGCCGATGTTTTCGTTTATCCTTCTTACTATGAAGGATTTGGTCTACCCATTTTAGAAGCTATGACACTAGGCGCACCTGTTGTTTCTGCTAATACTTCCTCAATACCAGAAGTTACAGGAGATGCTGCTATTTTGATTGACCCTAGTGATTTTATTCAACTGGCTGAAGCTATTCTGAAAGTCATCAGTGATTCTCAAGTACGCCAAGAATTAATTAGTAAGGGTAGGGAAAGAGCAAAATTATTTTCTTGGGAAAGAACGGCAAAAGAAACATTAGAAGCTTATAGAACTATTATTTAA
- a CDS encoding glycosyltransferase family 2 protein: protein MNLRFSVITPSFRQGRFIERTIQSVLSQNIEDMEYIVCDGGSDDETLEILQKYEQKIRWISEADKGQSDAVNKGISMTTGDIIAWINSDDIYYPGAFQTVKQIFESDSEIEVVYGNADWIDESDDLLYPYPTEAWNYKRLIETCYICQPAVFFRRSLIENFGNLNPQLEYCMDYELWLRCGKYINFEYVPRKLAGSRMYSTNKTLSKRLPAHYEINEMLKNKFGTVPDNWIMGYALIKVEETTNLDKFDDTQIKEFTKVLIWNSFESFSRWQKLISPKIFIKMLFWWFFPQWSWFRQTQLLESKKSN, encoded by the coding sequence ATGAACTTACGATTTAGTGTAATTACACCTTCTTTTCGTCAAGGTCGTTTCATAGAGCGAACTATACAGAGTGTCTTATCTCAAAATATAGAAGATATGGAGTACATCGTGTGTGATGGAGGAAGTGATGATGAAACACTAGAAATATTGCAAAAATATGAGCAAAAAATACGCTGGATATCAGAAGCAGATAAGGGGCAATCTGATGCTGTCAATAAGGGTATATCAATGACGACAGGTGATATTATTGCCTGGATTAACTCCGATGATATTTACTATCCAGGAGCATTTCAAACAGTTAAGCAGATATTTGAATCTGATTCGGAAATAGAAGTTGTTTATGGTAATGCTGACTGGATTGATGAATCAGATGATCTTCTTTATCCCTACCCTACAGAAGCTTGGAACTACAAGCGATTAATTGAAACTTGTTACATTTGCCAGCCGGCAGTGTTTTTTAGACGCAGCTTAATTGAAAATTTTGGCAATTTAAATCCCCAATTAGAGTATTGTATGGATTATGAGCTATGGTTACGTTGTGGAAAATATATTAATTTTGAATATGTGCCGCGAAAACTGGCAGGTTCTCGTATGTATAGTACCAACAAAACTTTAAGTAAAAGATTGCCAGCACATTATGAAATTAATGAAATGCTAAAAAATAAATTTGGTACTGTTCCAGATAATTGGATTATGGGATACGCGTTAATAAAAGTTGAAGAAACTACAAATCTTGATAAGTTTGATGATACTCAAATTAAAGAGTTTACTAAGGTATTGATTTGGAATAGTTTCGAGAGCTTTTCTCGTTGGCAAAAATTGATTTCACCCAAGATTTTCATAAAAATGTTATTTTGGTGGTTCTTTCCACAGTGGTCATGGTTTAGACAAACGCAATTATTAGAAAGTAAAAAATCTAATTAA
- a CDS encoding glycosyltransferase family 4 protein, which translates to MSQLRIAIDLTPLSPGGKNGGAKILVLNLLSQLQKLASDCQFLLLTAPWNHLELAEYENQNTQRLLLADLVEDTNSLKYREKLKNLWKRLKFKLARLTYSKSLLKNHNINLLFCPFSAPTFAESNIPVVAIVYDLQHLDHPEFFELTEQQHRTKFLNNLLQKARKIICISEFCRHSLIKHLKASDDQLVVIPISIQDRWNGLNEEITNQYLLELGLVNYSYAFYPANYWRHKNHRLLLEAYKIYREKCLNSPLDLVFTGDLKRQEDQLRQEVADANLSDYVHFLGFLDEKYLEAVWCGCKCLVFPSLYEGFGIPILEAMYFGKPVLCSNAGSLPDVGGDAVLYFNPNSPDDLVSCLLRISYDTDLAAQLVHKGKERLKLFNGQEMAKHYIKIFELAVS; encoded by the coding sequence ATGTCTCAACTACGAATTGCTATAGATTTAACTCCTTTATCCCCTGGTGGTAAAAATGGCGGAGCAAAGATACTGGTACTAAACCTTCTAAGTCAATTGCAGAAACTAGCTTCTGATTGCCAATTCTTACTATTAACCGCACCTTGGAATCACTTAGAGTTAGCTGAGTACGAAAATCAAAATACTCAGCGTCTTTTATTAGCTGACTTAGTTGAAGATACTAATTCACTAAAATATAGAGAGAAACTGAAAAACCTTTGGAAAAGACTTAAATTTAAGTTAGCTAGATTAACTTATTCAAAATCATTATTAAAAAATCATAATATTAATCTATTATTCTGTCCCTTTTCTGCACCCACATTTGCCGAAAGCAACATTCCAGTTGTAGCGATTGTTTATGATCTACAACATCTTGATCATCCAGAATTTTTTGAACTTACAGAACAACAACACCGAACCAAATTTCTCAATAATCTTCTTCAGAAAGCACGAAAAATTATTTGTATATCTGAATTTTGTCGCCACTCTCTAATTAAACATTTAAAAGCTTCCGATGATCAGCTTGTAGTTATTCCTATATCTATCCAAGATCGTTGGAATGGATTAAACGAAGAAATAACTAACCAGTATTTGTTAGAATTGGGATTAGTAAATTACAGTTATGCTTTCTATCCAGCAAATTACTGGCGACATAAAAATCATCGTCTGCTTTTAGAAGCTTACAAAATTTATAGAGAGAAATGTCTCAATTCACCTTTAGATTTAGTTTTTACAGGAGATTTGAAACGGCAAGAAGATCAACTTCGTCAAGAAGTTGCAGACGCTAACCTCAGTGATTATGTCCATTTCTTAGGGTTCTTAGATGAAAAATACTTAGAAGCCGTTTGGTGTGGCTGTAAATGCTTAGTTTTTCCATCTCTTTACGAAGGTTTTGGCATCCCCATCTTAGAAGCAATGTATTTTGGTAAACCCGTTCTGTGTAGCAATGCTGGCAGCTTACCAGATGTTGGAGGAGATGCCGTTCTCTACTTTAACCCCAATAGTCCTGACGATTTAGTAAGTTGTTTGCTCAGGATTAGTTATGATACTGATTTGGCCGCTCAATTAGTCCACAAAGGCAAGGAACGACTTAAACTATTTAATGGGCAAGAAATGGCAAAACACTATATCAAGATATTTGAATTAGCAGTGTCATAA